Proteins encoded by one window of Carassius auratus strain Wakin unplaced genomic scaffold, ASM336829v1 scaf_tig00011176, whole genome shotgun sequence:
- the LOC113072978 gene encoding uncharacterized protein LOC113072978, which produces MSLKDTPCRSSSRERKLTEKGQEMHEQDTRKREKAFNKSYDTWKLVARETRTKLKTLCSSEDLIKLQQDIQAKHDGVAQQYEPILRNSNTTPEIVKKMDACVTLTKDILDLISNRLETVNQEYNDQLEKERVREILNKDEYGSVFGHTKTETVSSAKSPERLSNHSSSASTHSSRVDAQAEFAAKLEQSKAIKEIQAQQAHLHKLEGEWKLREAKMLVEMKQKEWEMQQQLEQERSKLQQLQAAKDVAIAAARVRAYDNFEGFENHDEEINDQTNSACYRNQNEPRLNPDAASFQPHQTAPEVTVTQESVSLAQAIASSLSMNRLPVPEPTTFRGDPLQFTDWKMSFIALIDRKPLPPSEKMFYLKNYLAGEARKAVEGFFYRDSESAYNGAWKVLQDRYGNPFIIQKAFRDKLMRWPKINTNDPLALQEFADFLQGCTEAMPHVKGLAILNDCEENHKLLRKLPEWIVRKWSRVVVEELDTSGSYPDLACFTNFLSKEARIACNPIASPLLMNFRATNERSPKRAKALNTNTQTKSFAQEKQETNGSKPKSPCFMCKSEDHNITKCPTFAAKSIEDKKAFICENRLCFGCLRKGHMTKDCKRRHTCNICNRRHPSCLHDDRKQRPVEATANSSTSTENHASLETHNVVSHASTQRSSATSSIVPVLVSSIQEPHREVLTYAILDTQSDSTFVLEDVLDKLNVDAQPVKLKLSTMTAIDTIISSKNVRGLQVRGLHSKDHIQLQQAYSRDFIPVDKSYVPTNETALLWPHLRHLADKLPPLLDCDVGLLIGYDCPAALTPLEVIIGDKDQPFAQRSILGWSIIGSSNPHLDRQGSQSFVHRLTVKELPIPSTTDVLKALESDFTERTYEDKYVSQNDVHFIQFLSDNITQKKDGHYEMPLPFKGNSPPNLPNNKRLATVRLQCLKKKLKTNKKYYDQYKTFMEETISKGDAEPAPTTFAGETEWYLPHHGIYHPRKPDKLRVVFDCSAKFHGVSLNDTLLTGPDLINPLVGVLCRFRKEAVAIICDIERMFYQFSVTPESRNYLKFLWWGGGDLEKEPQEYRMAVHLFGAASSPGCANFGLKHLARQHKATYPLASTFIEKNFYVDDGLVSVPSVEEAKKLITESQELCKRGGLRLHKFNSNEEAALACLDPSERAATIEPLGLDPTPSERALGIQWSIKTDTFSFNSSLKDQPSTRRGCLSVIASLYDPLGFIAPFSLTGKRILQELCHRGIGWDDPLPEDMRPRWEEWINGLQRLKEVSIPRCYHPYDFHNIVRVELHHFSDASCVGYGACSYLRFKNDKDKVHCSLVLAKARVAPSKVTSIPRLELAAAVVSTKVSVMLKGELDIKIDEEVFWTDSKVVLGYINNDARRFHIFVANRVQMIRDNSDPSQWHYVDTAENPADHASRGLSASDLHSTNWLRGPKFLWESNLLLSPSAPSELLVGDPEVKTIQVFATEVKNYNDILSRLCQFSSWTKILKVVARIKRLGSKQRQHSEYVTVKEIEKAADEVIKIVQQQAFPQEIKMLQGKKDLPNSSSLFRLDPIWSEGLLCVGGRLNQSSLCHKVKHPVILPNSSHISKLIVSHFHAKTCHQGRAQTLMELRANGFWVIGGSKLVAKVILVCFAGNCEGQQKDNEWLNFPQNALKPQHLSHTAAWTVSVLSL; this is translated from the coding sequence ATGTCACTTAAAGATACACCTTGCAGGTCCAGCTCACGAGAAAGAAAGCTAACAGAGAAAGGCCAAGAGATGCATGAACAAGACACCAGAAAACGTGAGAAAGCATTTAACAAGTCCTATGACACTTGGAAGCTGGTAGCTAGGGAGACTAGGACAAAATTAAAAACCCTCTGTTCATCAGAAGACCTTATTAAATTACAGCAAGACATTCAAGCAAAGCATGATGGTGTAGCCCAGCAGTATGAACCTATACTTCGTAACAGTAACACCACACCAGAGATTGTAAAGAAGATGGATGCCTGTGTTACGCTAACAAAAGACATTCTTGACCTTATTAGTAACCGTCTAGAGACTGTTAATCAAGAATATAATGATCAACTTGAGAAGGAAAGGGTAAGAGAAATCTTAAACAAAGATGAATATGGGTCTGTCTTTGGCCACACTAAAACTGAAACGGTAAGTTCAGCAAAGTCACCGGAGAGATTGAGCAACCACTCCAGCTCAGCCAGTACTCACAGCAGTAGAGTAGATGCACAAGCAGAGTTTGCGGCTAAGCTGGAACAATCAAAAGCCATAAAAGAAATCCAAGCTCAGCAAGCACATCTTCACAAGTTAGAAGGTGAATGGAAACTTAGAGAAGCAAAAATGTTAGTAGAAATGAAGCAAAAAGAGTGGGAAATGCAACAACAGTTGGAACAAGAGAGATCCAAATTGCAGCAGTTACAAGCAGCAAAAGACGTTGCCATAGCAGCAGCTCGTGTGAGAGCATATGACAATTTTGAAGGGTTTGAGAACCATGATGAGGAGATTAATGACCAAACTAACTCTGCTTGCTACAGAAATCAAAATGAACCTCGATTAAATCCTGATGCTGCATCATTCCAACCTCACCAAACTGCTCCTGAGGTGACAGTGACCCAGGAGTCTGTCAGTCTAGCCCAGGCAATCGCCAGCTCATTAAGCATGAACCGCTTGCCGGTCCCTGAACCAACCACATTCCGTGGTGACCCTCTACAGTTTACAGATTGGAAGATGTCATTCATAGCTCTTATTGACAGGAAACCCCTCCCACCAAGTGAGAAGATGTTTTATCTAAAAAATTATCTTGCTGGAGAGGCGCGTAAAGCAGTAGAAGGTTTCTTTTATCGAGATTCAGAAAGTGCATACAATGGAGCATGGAAAGTCTTACAAGACAGATATGGGAACCCGTTCATCATACAAAAAGCTTTCCGAGATAAGCTCATGAGATGGCCAAAGATCAACACAAATGATCCACTAGCGCTACAAGAGTTTGCTGACTTCCTCCAAGGCTGCACTGAGGCAATGCCTCACGTCAAAGGACTAGCTATCCTTAACGATTGTGAGGAAAACCACAAGTTGCTCAGAAAACTACCAGAATGGATCGTGCGCAAGTGGAGTCGAGTTGTTGTGGAGGAACTTGACACATCCGGAAGCTATCCAGATCTTGCATGCTTCACAAATTTCCTGAGCAAAGAGGCACGGATAGCCTGCAACCCTATTGCTTCTCCATTGTTGATGAACTTCAGGGCCACAAATGAAAGATCACCAAAGAGAGCCAAAGCTCtcaacacaaatacacaaacaaagaGTTTCGCTCAGgagaaacaagaaacaaatggCAGTAAACCAAAATCACCTTGCTTCATGTGTAAAAGTGAAGATCATAACATCACCAAGTGTCCCACCTTCGCAGCAAAGAGTATTGAAGATAAAAAGGCATTCATCTGTGAAAATCGGCTCTGCTTTGGGTGCTTGAGGAAGGGTCACATGACAAAAGATTGTAAGAGACGACACACATGCAACATATGCAACCGTCGTCACCCATCCTGCTTGCACGATGACAGGAAACAAAGACCTGTGGAAGCAACAGCGAATAGTTCCACTTCCACAGAAAACCATGCAAGCTTGGAAACTCACAATGTCGTATCCCATGCATCAACGCAACGTTCTTCAGCTACCTCAAGTATCGTCCCAGTCCTTGTGTCTTCAATACAAGAGCCACACAGAGAAGTACTTACGTACGCAATACTGGACACACAGAGTGACTCAACGTTTGTCTTAGAAGATGTACTTGACAAACTGAATGTTGATGCCCAAccagtaaaattaaaattgagtACTATGACGGCTATTGACACAATCATATCTAGCAAGAACGTCCGTGGTCTACAAGTTCGAGGACTGCACTCTAAGGACCACATTCAATTACAGCAGGCCTACAGCCGTGATTTTATACCAGTGGACAAGTCTTACGTTCCAACAAATGAAACAGCCTTACTCTGGCCTCATCTCAGACATTTGGCAGATAAGCTACCACCCCTTCTAGACTGTGATGTAGGGCTCCTGATAGGATATGACTGTCCAGCAGCATTAACTCCTCTTGAGGTTATCATTGGAGACAAAGATCAACCGTTTGCACAGAGATCAATACTAGGATGGAGTATCATAGGCTCATCAAATCCTCACCTAGACAGACAAGGAAGTCAGAGCTTTGTGCATCGGCTCACGGTAAAAGAACTGCCAATTCCATCGACAACAGATGTTCTAAAAGCCCTAGAATCAGACTTCACCGAGAGAACATATGAAGATAAATATGTGTCCCAGAACGATGTTCATTTCATACAGTTCCTCAGTGACAACATCACGCAGAAGAAAGATGGACACTATGAGATGCCCCTCCCTTTCAAGGGCAACAGTCCACCCAACCTACCAAACAACAAGAGGCTAGCCACAGTTCGCCTACAGTGTCTTAAGAAGAAGTtaaagaccaataaaaaatattatgatcAATACAAAACATTCATGGAAGAAACAATTAGCAAGGGTGATGCAGAGCCTGCCCCTACAACATTTGCAGGAGAGACTGAGTGGTACCTTCCGCATCATGGCATTTATCACCCCAGAAAACCAGACAAGCTGAGAGTTGTATTCGACTGTTCAGCCAAATTCCATGGTGTTTCTCTAAATGACACTTTACTGACTGGGCCTGATCTTATCAATCCTCTGGTAGGAGTTCTCTGCCGCTTCAGGAAGGAGGCTGTAGCGATCATCTGTGATATCGAAAGAATGTTTTATCAGTTCTCTGTCACTCCTGAATCCCGGAATTATCTGAAATTCCTCTGGTGGGGAGGTGGAGATTTGGAGAAGGAACCACAGGAATACAGGATGGCAGTTCATCTCTTTGGAGCTGCCTCGTCTCCAGGATGTGCCAACTTTGGCTTGAAACATCTGGCACGCCAACACAAAGCTACCTATCCACTAGCATCAACATTCATAGAGAAAAACTTTTATGTTGATGACGGGCTAGTCAGTGTTCCATCGGTCGAGGAAGCCAAGAAACTGATCACTGAGTCACAGGAGTTGTGCAAAAGAGGAGGCCTACGCCTTCATAAATTCAACTCTAATGAGGAAGCAGCCCTCGCCTGCTTAGATCCTTCAGAAAGAGCAGCAACCATTGAACCTCTAGGactggatccaactccatcagaGCGTGCACTCGGCATTCAATGGTCGATTAAAACTGACACTTTTAGTTTTAACAGCAGCTTGAAAGATCAGCCTTCCACCCGGCGTGGTTGCCTTTCTGTCATTGCCTCTCTTTATGATCCACTTGGATTCATTGCTCCATTCAGCCTAACTGGAAAGCGTATACTTCAAGAGCTGTGTCACAGAGGCATCGGATGGGATGATCCACTACCAGAAGATATGAGACCACGGTGGGAGGAGTGGATAAATGGGCTTCAGAGGTTGAAAGAGGTTTCAATTCCGAGATGTTACCACCCATATGACTTCCATAACATTGTCAGAGTAGAGTTGCACCATTTTTCGGATGCCAGCTGCGTGGGATATGGTGCATGTTCTTACCTCAGGTTCAAAAATGACAAGGATAAAGTCCATTGCAGTCTCGTGCTGGCGAAAGCAAGGGTTGCACCCTCAAAGGTCACAAGTATCCCGAGACTAGAACTTGCAGCAGCTGTGGTTTCTACGAAAGTCAGTGTCATGTTAAAAGGTGAACTTGACATAAAGATTGATGAAGAGGTTTTCTGGACCGATTCAAAGGTGGTGCTTGGGTATATTAACAATGATGCCCGTAGGTTCCACATATTTGTTGCGAACCGTGTTCAGATGATAAGGGATAACAGTGATCCCAGTCAGTGGCACTATGTGGACACTGCAGAAAACCCGGCAGATCATGCTTCCCGAGGTCTTAGTGCTTCAGACCTTCATTCAACAAACTGGCTTCGAGGACCGAAGTTTCTCTGGGAGAGTAATTTACTTCTATCACCCAGCGCTCCATCAGAATTACTTGTTGGTGATCCTGAAGTCAAGACAATTCAGGTGTTTGCAACAGAAGTCAAAAACTACAATGACATCCTCAGCCGTCTGTGTCAGTTTTCCTCCTGGACAAAAATTCTTAAGGTGGTGGCAAGAATCAAGAGGCTGGGGTCTAAACAGAGACAACACAGTGAGTATGTGACTGTTAAGGAGATTGAGAAGGCTGCAGATGAAGTGATTAAGATCGTACAGCAGCAAGCTTTCCCCCAAGAGATAAAGATGCTTCAGGGTAAAAAGGACCTTCCAAACTCAAGCTCTCTTTTCCGTCTCGACCCTATCTGGTCTGAAGGACTCCTCTGTGTTGGTGGCAGATTGAACCAGTCATCGCTCTGTCATAAAGTCAAGCACCCAGTCATCCTACCGAATAGCAGCCACATTTCTAAGCTTATTGTGTCTCATTTTCACGCTAAGACATGCCATCAGGGTCGAGCCCAGACTCTAATGGAGCTTCGGGCCAATGGATTCTGGGTAATTGGTGGGAGCAAGTTGGTTGCTAAGGTGATACTTGTGTGTTTTGCAGGAAACTGCGAAGGCCAACAGAAAGACAACGAATGGCTGAACTTCCCACAGAACGCGTTGAAGCCTCAGCACCTTTCACATACTGCGGCATGGACTGTTTCGGTCCTTTCATTGTAA